The Nerophis lumbriciformis linkage group LG04, RoL_Nlum_v2.1, whole genome shotgun sequence genome contains the following window.
gcttttctttttcggtgTAAATTAAAGGCACTTAAATGGCCAACATTCCTGAGTACTTTAGCATGCAATCTAAAGttcactaaataaataaataaataaatatatatatatatatatatatgtataaatgtagagctgaagtagtcttgtgatttttttcccacacatacatatattgcgctctaccacggtatcaagcactattttttggataatcttattaagatacATAGATAGCATTTTTGTTAACATGaatatgtgttaaaaaaaaaaaactacatttgaagaaATATTAAAAGATTTACTTAACATTTGCATCCATTTTATGGGTGATTTAAAAGTCAAAACCATTTTTGGTGACAACAATAAAAGATGTTTCCGGGACATTCTATTCACGCATAAATGTATGAAGGAAATAATCATATGCATGAAGTCAGTAAAAATGTAGTAAATACTTTTCTTCCAAAAACAACTAAAACCTCAAATCTCagcgcttatatatatatatatatatatatatatgtatatatatatatatatatatatatatatatatatatatatatatatatatatatatatatatatatatatatatatatatatatataaatatatatatatatatatatatatatatatatatatatatatatatatatatatatatatatataagcatatatatatatatatatatatatatatatttatataaatatatataagcatatatatatatatatatatatttatatatatatatatatatatatatatataaatatatataagcatatatatatatatatatatatatatatatatatatatatatatatatgcttatatatatttatatatatatatatctatctatatatatatatatgcttatatatatttatatatatatataagcatatatatatatagatatatatatataaatatatataagcatatatatatatatatatatatataaatatatataagcatatatatatatatatatatatatatatatatataagcatatatatatatatatatatatatttatataaatatatataagcatatatatatatatatatatatatttatatatatatatatatatatatatatatgcttatatatatatatatatatatatgcttatatatatttatatatatatatctatatatatatatatgcttatatatatttatatatatataagcatatatatatagatatatatatataaatatatataagcatatatatatatatatatatataagcatatatatatatatatatatatatatatatatatatatataagcatatatatatatatatatatatatatataagcatatatatatatatatatatatatatatataaatatatataagcatatatatatatatatatatatataagcatatatatatatatatatatatatatatatatatatttatataaatatatataagcatatatatatatatatatatatatatttatatatatatatatatatatataaatatatataagcatatatatatatatgcttatatatatttatatatatatatctatatatatatgcttatatatatttatatatatatatatatatatatatatatcttatatatatttatatatatatatatgcttatatatatatatatatatatatatatatatatatatatatatatatatatatatataaaatatatatatatatatatatatatatatatatatatatatatatatatatatatatatatatatatatatatatatataagcgctGAGATTTGAGGTTTTAGTTGTTTTTGGAAGAAAAGTATTTACTACATTTTTACTGACTTCATGCATATGATTATTTCCTTCATACATTTATGCGTGAATAGAATGTCCCGGAAACATCTTTTATTGTTGTCACCAAAAATGGTTTTGACTTTTAAATCACCCATAAAATGGATGCAAATGTCAAATAAATCTtttaatgtacttttttttttttttttaacacatattCATGTTAACAAAAATGCTATCTGGTCCAACTGCAACTTATTCCAGTATTGTGACTTCCTGGAGGAACATAGAACGTTTGAAATTGGAGTGGAATCTctcaaaatgtaattatttttttttcatgttttggaaatcatctgttccagtgtcaaactgtgGTCATGGTAATTCCCTTATTATAAATTATTCAATTCATGAGTATTAATAAAGTTGACCTACCTATTCAGCTACTGTGAAGTTATGATTGTTCACCGTCACAATGACATTGCAGCGTCTACaccagatgtgtccaaactttcacAACAATTGAAGGATGTTGATCATTAAATATGCCAGCATTGTATATGAATATGTGCTATAAtacaaaaagccaaaagcagtgaagtcgtcacgttgtgtaaatggtcaataaaaagagaatacaacaaatccttttcaacttatattcaattgaatagactgcaaagacaagatatttaacgttcgaactggtaaacggtgttattttttgcaaatattagctcatttggaagttgatgccttcaaaaaagctggcacaagtggcaaaaaagagtgagaaagttgaggaatgctcatcaaagacttatttggaacatcccacaggtgaacgggctaattgggaacaggtgggtgccatgattgggtataaaagcagcttccgtgaaatgctcagtcgttcacaaacaaggacgggggcgagggtcaccactttgtcgacaaatgcctgagcaaattgtttaagaacaacatttctcaagcaaggaatttagggatttcaccatctacgctccgtaatatcatcaaaaggttcagagaatctggagaaatcccagCACGTAAGCCATGGTATTGCACACCTTCGAtaatgcatcaaaaagcgacatcagtgtgtaaaggatatcaccacatgggctcaggaacacttccgaaaaccaccgtcagtaactacggttggtcgctacatctgtaagtgcaagttacaactttactatgcaaagccaaaagcatttatcaacaacacccagaaacgccgccggcttcgctgggccccgagctcatctaagatggactgatacaaagtggaaaaagtgttctgtggtctgacgagtccacatttcacattgtttttggaaactgcggacgtcgtgtcctccgggccaaagaggaaaagaaccatccggattgttctagggtgaaagtgtaaaaggcagcatgtgtgatggtatgggggtgtattagtggccaagacatgggtaacttacacatctgtagaaggcaccattaatgctgaaaggtacatacactcttagaaataaaagtgctaagtagaactttttggctccaggtagaacctttttataaaggttccacctggaacccttttggagggttctacctagaactgtgtgtgtaaggttccacccagaaccccccatgagaggttctacaaagaacccacgcagggagttccactaagaaccctttcgtatttcaagggtttcatctagaacccacacaaggagtcccactaagaacccttttgtatttcaagactttcatctagaacccacgcagggagttccactaagaaccctttcgtatttcaagggtttcatctagaacccacacagggagttccactaagaacccttttgtatttcaagactttcatctagaacccacgcagggagttccactaagaactctttcgtttgtcaagggtttcatctagaacccatgcagggagttccactaagaaccctttcaggtttcaagggtttcatctagaacccatgcagggagttccactaagaaccctttcaggtttcaagggtttcatctagaacccacgcagggagttccactaagaaccctttcgtttgtcaagggtttcatctagaacccacacagggagttccactaagaaccctttcgtatttcaagggtttcatctagaacccacacagggagttccactaagaacccttttgtatttcaagactttcatctagaacccacgcagggagttccactaagaaccctttcgtatttcaagggtttcatctagaacccacacagggagttccactaagaaccctttcgtttgtcaagggtttcatctagaacccatgcagggagttccactaagaaccctttcatgtttcaagggtttcatctagaacccacacagggagttccacaaagaactctttcgtatttcaagggtttcatctagaacccacacagggagttccactaagaacccttttgtatttcaagactttcatctagaacccacgcagggagttccactaagaacccttttgtatttcaagactttcatctagaacccacgcagggagttccactaagaaccctttcgtatttcaagggtttcatctagaacctatgcaaggagttccactaagaaccctttcatgtttcaagggtttcatctagaacccacacagggagttccactaagaacccttttgtatttcaagactttcatctagaacccacgcagggagttccactaagaaccctttcgtatttcaagggtttcatctagaacccacacagggagttccactaagaaccctttcgtttgtcaagggtttcatctagaacccatgcagggagttccactaagaaccctttcatgtttcaagggtttcatctagaacccacacagggagttccactaagaaccctttcgtatttcaagggtttcatctagaacccacacagggagttccactaagaaccctttcgtttgtcaagggtttcatctagaacccatgtagggagttccactaagaaccctttcaggtttcaagggtttcatctagaacccacacagggagttccacaaagaactctttcatgtttcaagggtttcatctagatctgacacagggggttctaaaaacatcccttttcaaaggttttcaccgataaccgtcttgtcttctgagggttctataaagaaccatattgtattctacagatcagtttagttcatattatattgtggtcatttatcatgttgacattgaacaaacattcaaaacattttaatgagaaaaacatttatttaaagataggcaccattattggcaaatgttatcaggaagtatgtccctggtgacacaggatcttacccatgctttcaacaatccctgaagaactctttcttccaaaaacggttctctggatcaaaatagttcttactggaacccttagtgttagtgagaacccttttaaaaccaattattcagaaaaggggttttaaagggttctctggatcgaaatggttcttactggaaccattagcgttaccaagaacccttgaaaaaccctttcttcgggaaagggtttttcagaagcaaatggttccagttagaacctcagcccttgtagaagaacccttttagaacccttatttctaagagtgtacagcttttggagcaacatatgttgttatcatggacgcccctgcttatttcagcaagacaatgccaagccacgtgttacaacagcgtggcttcgtagtaaaagagtgcgggtactagaccggcctgcctgtagtccagacattgaaaatgcgtgaaggctaaaatatgagaagggagactgttgaacaacttaagctgtacatcaagcaagaatgggaaagaattccacttcaaaaatgtgtctcctcagttcccaaacctttactgggtgttgttaaaaggaaaggccatgtaacacactggtaaaaatgcctttttttgcaatgtgttgctgccattcaattctaccTTCATGATTAtttagtttgtcagtgtgaacatgaaatatcttgtctttgcagtctattcaattgaatataagttgaaaaggatttatttttattgaccatttacacaaggtgacaacttcactgcttttagaTTTAGTAAATAAAGAAGATATCATGTGACAAAGCACAAGTGTAATgatgtttataataataataatattagtgtGAGTTGCTCTTGGCGACGCTCTTACTTCTCATCTCGGCCAGTTTGCTGGAGACAAAGTTCCACCTGAAGGCGGCGtcctctcctcttcctcctcccaaAGACACATATTTGGAGAAGGAGTTGTTGCCTTCACTGCCCTCGTTCATCTCGCCGTCACGCCGCTCCTGCGACGCCGCTTGGTCCTCAGACGGTCCGGCTGGTGTCTCAGCAGCGTCTTCCatcacctcctcctcctcttctggcATCTTCTGGGCGGCCTCCGCCTGCTTCTTGGCGGCCCAGTTGGCGGCGAAGCCGTCCCAGAAGCCAGAACGCTTTGTGGGCGGAGGAAGCTCCTCTGGCCTCGCTGCAAGTGGACTGAAACACATGAGAGAGATGATGTACATTATATCTCATAAGTCTTTGAATACACATtataatggttagggttagggttaggattagggttagggttcaggttagggttaggcataaagaaaaatagtttgttagggttagggctagggttgggggttagggctagggttagggttaggcataaagaaagagagttggttagggttagggttaagggttggggtggggcgatagaaaagagtggaaaaaaaggaaaagaagggtgtgcacggtccgtctatggtcagggttagggttagggttaaggttagggttggggttggggttggggttaaggttagggttagggttaaggttaggtttggggttatggttaggattaggcataaagaaaatgagttggttagggttagggttaggcataaagaaaaagagttggttagggttagggctaggtttggggttggggttagggttagggttagggttaggcataaagaaagagagttggttagggttagggttaagggttggggtggggcgatagaaaagagtgaaaaaaaggaaaagaaggGTGTGCACGGTCGGTCtatggtcagggttagggttaggtttagagttggggttggggttagggttagggttaggcttaggcataaagaaaaagagttggttagggttagggctagggttgaggttggggttggggttaggcataaagaaagagaattggttagggttaggattaagggttggggtggggcgatagaaaagagtggaaaaaaggaaaagaagggtgtgcacggtccgtctatgtttagggttagggttagggttagggttggagttggggttggggttagggttagggttaaggttaggtttggggttagggttagggttagggttagggttagggttagggttaggcataaagaaaaagagttggttagggttagggttggggttagggttaggtttaaggttagggttaggcataaagaaagagagttggttagggttagggttaagggttgagGTGGGACAATAGAAAACAgtgaaaaaaaggaaaagaagagtttgcacggtccgtctatggtcagggttagggttggggttagggttggggttagggttagggttagggttagggttagggttaaggttagggttaaggttaaggttaggtttggggttagggttaggcataaagaaaaatagttggttagggttagggttagggttaggcataaagaaagagagttggttagggttagggttaagggttggggtggggcgatagaaaagagtgaaaaaaggaaaagaaggGTGTGCACGGTCGGTCtatggtcagggttagggttaggtttagagttggggttggggtgagggtcagggttagggttagggttagggttagggttagggttagggttagggttaggcatacagaaaagtgttggttagggttagggctaaggttgggggtggggttaggattagggttagggttaggtttaggcaaaAAGAAAGtgaattggttagggttagggttaagggttggggtggggcgatagaaaagagtgaaacaaaaggaaaagaagggtgtgcacggtccgtctatagtcagggttagggttaggtttagagttggggttggggtcagggttagggttagggttagggttaaagttagggtaagggttagggttatggttaggtttgggtttagggttagggttaggcataaagaaaaggagttggttagggttagggctcgggttggggttggggttggggttagggttggggttggggttagggttagggttagggttagggttggggttagggttagggttggggttggggttggggttgggattagggttagggttagggttaggattagggttagggttaggcataaagaaaaagagttggttagggttagggctagggttgggggtggggttaggattagggttagggttagggttagggttaggcataaagaaagagagttggttagggttaagggttggggtggggcgatagaaaagTGTGAAACAAAAGGAAAAGAAGGGTGTGAACCGTCCGTCtatggtcagggttagggttagggttagggttagggttagggtcagggttagggttagagttggagttggggttggggttggggttagggttagggttaggtttagggttaggtttaggtttagcgttagggttagggttagggttaaggttagggttagggttagggttagggttagggttagggttagggttaaggttaggtttagggttagggttagggttagggttaggcataaagaaaaagagttggttagggttagggctagggttggggttggggttggggttagggttggggttggggttggggttaggcataaagaaagagagttggttagggttagggttaagggttggggttgggcgatagaaaagagtgaaaataaggaaaagaagggtgtgcacggtccgtctatggtcagggttagggttagggttagggttagggttggggttagggttggggtttgagttagggttaggcataaagaaaaagagttggttagggttgggtttggggttggggttggggttggggttggagttggggttagggctagggttagggttcaggttagggttaagcataaagaaaaagagttggttagggttggggttggggttagggttagggttagggttagggttagggttagggatagggttagggttagggttagggttagggttaaggttaaggttagggttagggttatggttaaggttaggtttggggttagggttaggcacaaagaaaagagttggttagggttagggctaggtttgggttgggttggggttagggttagagttagggttagggttagggttaagcataaagaaagagagttggttagggttagggttaagggttggggtggggcgatagaaaagagtgaaacaaaaggaaaagaaggttgtgcacggtccgtctatggtcagggttagggttagggttggggttggggttgtggctagggttagggttagggttagggttagagttaaggttagggttagggttagggttaaggttaggtttggggttacggttagggttagggttagggttagggttagggttaagcataaagaaagagagttggttagggttagggttaagggttgaggtggggcgatagaaagagtgaaaaaaaggttagggttagggttagggttaggattaagggTTGGGGTGGAGCGATAGAAAAGAGTGAAACAAAAGGAAAAGAAGGGTGTGCACGGTCCGTCtatggtcagggttagggttggggttggggttggggttggggttggggttggggttggggttcaggttagggttagggttagggttaggcataaagaaaaagagttggttggggttagggctagggttgggttggggttagggttgggtttggggttagggttaggcataaagaaagagagttggttagggttagggttaagggttggggtggggcgatagaagaagagtggggaaaaaaaggaaaagaaggGTGTGCATGGTCCGTCTATAGtcagggttaggcttagggttggggttaggtttggggttagggttagggttagggttagggtaagtatTGTGTACACCAGGGGTGGCCACACCTTTTttgcaggccagctacttttcaatataccaagtggaggggatcattcttatacatcatttatattcatttatttatgaaagagaggttaacaagttaaatgtagtTTAATGATAACACCAGcatgtttctttcatgaaaaGAGAGTAGGGTGCATGTGATGTAAGAATGCACCGCACatttgatggaggaatgcacagtgcagggttgaaattctaccgaatttgcattaaatccggTTGTTTtggctaataatcatgctgcaagatccagcatgttgttagaataatcatgtttatattatcacacaactttagtatgcttaaagtcagttgctatagttattagctattgtgattttctatctgtgcaaggacaaaagttcttgtctgaggggtggcttcagtcgcagatgttatctttgtttgagcccgctaacagccgaggacttcaaggacctcaacggagATAAGACAAcacgcagaca
Protein-coding sequences here:
- the LOC133605474 gene encoding uncharacterized protein C1orf232, which gives rise to MNPLWRVYKSKVLKTLNPEYVEETADEVCEMEEDLSPVQEDEGQNAVSQLARKMQGAGVRSWNKMSALFYKDDQHQLLRETESPPVPDHPLAARPEELPPPTKRSGFWDGFAANWAAKKQAEAAQKMPEEEEEVMEDAAETPAGPSEDQAASQERRDGEMNEGSEGNNSFSKYVSLGGGRGEDAAFRWNFVSSKLAEMRSKSVAKSNSH